One Gloeobacter morelensis MG652769 DNA window includes the following coding sequences:
- a CDS encoding choice-of-anchor tandem repeat GloVer-containing protein, translated as MALRISWSAGVAVWLLWSVVHVPVAAQTLTTLHTFGQSDGAAPSGKLVRSQDGTLYGTAYRGGPHNRGTLYKLDTRSRFSVLYVFGTARDAPANPIGLAADNVGNLYGSTYYGGPSEAGTLFKFAPNGPLSMLHAFGGAGGVYPGAGVVLDRKGTLYGVASYEGSSGHGTLFKFEQGTFQTVHNFTGKGGAIPMGGLVAAPDGSLYGTTSGGGTGAGTVFKWSADGRFETVHTFSVQDGSGPIAGLSLDGRGALYGTTSFGGRFGRGTVFKLSPAGRLTTLHAFRGSDGREPSAGVTLAPDGTLYGTTAAGGAHNQGTIYQIGPDGAFRVLHAFDGKDGARPRAELLLVAPGTLYGTTSSGSASGNGTVFRLKP; from the coding sequence ATGGCCCTGCGGATTTCCTGGTCGGCGGGGGTGGCCGTCTGGCTGCTCTGGTCGGTTGTGCATGTACCGGTCGCCGCCCAGACGTTGACCACTCTGCACACCTTTGGCCAAAGCGACGGGGCGGCACCAAGCGGCAAACTCGTGCGCTCGCAGGACGGCACACTATATGGAACGGCTTACCGCGGCGGTCCCCACAATCGGGGAACGCTCTACAAGCTCGATACCAGGAGCCGGTTTTCGGTTCTATACGTCTTCGGCACCGCTAGAGACGCACCCGCCAACCCCATCGGCCTGGCCGCCGACAACGTCGGCAATCTTTACGGCAGCACCTACTACGGCGGCCCTTCCGAGGCCGGTACGCTCTTCAAATTCGCTCCAAACGGCCCTTTGTCGATGCTCCACGCCTTCGGCGGCGCAGGAGGCGTCTATCCCGGCGCGGGCGTGGTGCTCGATCGCAAAGGGACGCTGTACGGCGTCGCCTCCTACGAAGGCAGCAGCGGCCACGGCACCCTCTTCAAGTTCGAGCAGGGCACCTTTCAAACCGTGCACAATTTCACCGGCAAAGGCGGCGCTATACCTATGGGCGGGTTGGTGGCCGCCCCCGACGGCAGCCTGTACGGCACCACTTCCGGTGGCGGGACCGGGGCCGGAACGGTCTTCAAGTGGAGCGCCGACGGTCGCTTCGAGACAGTGCACACCTTCAGCGTCCAAGATGGCTCCGGGCCGATCGCCGGGTTGAGTTTGGATGGTCGGGGAGCCCTCTACGGCACCACCAGTTTCGGGGGCCGGTTCGGCCGGGGGACTGTGTTCAAGCTCAGCCCCGCAGGGCGTCTGACGACCCTGCATGCTTTTCGGGGCTCCGACGGCCGGGAGCCTTCTGCCGGGGTGACGCTTGCTCCCGACGGTACCCTTTACGGAACCACCGCCGCCGGAGGTGCCCACAATCAGGGGACGATCTACCAGATTGGCCCGGACGGTGCGTTTCGGGTTCTGCATGCTTTTGACGGCAAAGACGGCGCCAGACCCCGCGCAGAGCTGCTGCTGGTCGCTCCCGGTACACTCTACGGCACGACATCGAGCGGGTCAGCCTCCGGCAACGGCACGGTGTTTCGGCTCAAGCCGTAG
- a CDS encoding alkaline phosphatase D family protein → MDRFRLDGAYLNLLNRRGFLVGAGALAGLGIAGEFSSRVLARPIFSDYPFKLGVASGDPRPDGAILWTRLAPDPLNGGGVPNVRIPVQWQVAADENLRNVVQSGTVYAVPERAHSVHVQVQGLQPDRWYWYRFRAGGELSRIGRTRTAPAFGAKANQLTFAVASCQDWQNGFYSAYRNMAKEDLDMVVFLGDYIYEYGSEDSTGPRQHNGPEILSLEDYRNRHALYKTDPDLQEVHALFPWIVTWDDHEVENNYANLIAEASSQQAGDPEAFAERRAYGYQAYYEHMPLRVLSIPRGPDLRLYRRVVFGDLAQFNVLDTRQFRTDQPCGDELKPRCEEAFDPAATLTGSRQEAWLFKGLAGSRATWNVLAQQVIFSQFDFDPTPENELFNLDQWDGYVAARARITDFIAQQKIANPVVLTGDIHSSWAFDIKTNFDDPASPTVGAEFVCTSITSDFPAEFIAPVQAAVPANPHTKYFDGAFRGYARCTLSQDRWQTDFRGVASIEDPAASISTLASFVLENGKPGIQPA, encoded by the coding sequence ATGGACCGGTTTCGATTGGATGGGGCGTATTTGAACCTGTTGAACCGCAGGGGGTTTTTGGTCGGCGCAGGCGCGCTGGCCGGGCTTGGGATTGCTGGCGAGTTTTCGAGCCGGGTGCTTGCCCGGCCGATTTTTTCGGATTACCCGTTCAAGCTCGGCGTCGCCTCGGGCGATCCCCGTCCCGACGGGGCGATTTTGTGGACCCGGCTTGCCCCGGATCCGCTCAACGGCGGCGGGGTGCCGAACGTGCGCATCCCCGTGCAGTGGCAGGTGGCCGCCGATGAAAATCTGCGCAACGTCGTGCAAAGCGGCACGGTCTACGCGGTGCCCGAGCGCGCCCACTCCGTGCACGTGCAGGTGCAGGGCCTGCAACCGGATCGCTGGTACTGGTACCGGTTTCGCGCGGGCGGCGAACTCAGCCGCATCGGCCGCACCCGCACCGCCCCGGCTTTTGGAGCAAAAGCCAATCAACTCACATTCGCGGTCGCTTCGTGCCAGGACTGGCAGAACGGCTTCTACTCCGCCTACCGAAACATGGCCAAAGAAGACCTCGACATGGTCGTGTTTTTGGGCGACTACATCTACGAGTACGGATCGGAGGACTCCACCGGCCCCCGTCAGCACAACGGGCCTGAAATCCTCTCGCTGGAAGATTACCGCAACCGCCACGCCCTCTATAAAACCGACCCCGACCTGCAGGAAGTGCACGCGCTTTTCCCGTGGATCGTCACCTGGGACGACCACGAAGTCGAGAACAACTACGCGAATTTGATCGCCGAGGCGAGTTCCCAGCAGGCCGGCGATCCCGAAGCCTTTGCCGAGCGCCGGGCCTATGGCTACCAGGCGTACTACGAACACATGCCGCTGAGGGTTCTGTCGATTCCCAGAGGCCCCGACCTGCGGCTCTACCGCCGGGTGGTCTTCGGCGATCTTGCCCAGTTCAACGTGCTGGATACCCGCCAGTTCCGCACCGATCAGCCCTGCGGTGACGAATTGAAACCCCGCTGCGAAGAAGCCTTCGACCCGGCGGCGACGCTCACCGGCAGCCGCCAGGAAGCATGGCTCTTTAAGGGCCTAGCCGGTTCGCGGGCGACCTGGAACGTGCTTGCCCAGCAGGTGATCTTCTCCCAGTTCGACTTCGACCCCACGCCCGAAAACGAGCTATTCAACCTCGATCAGTGGGACGGGTACGTGGCGGCACGCGCTCGGATCACCGACTTTATCGCGCAACAGAAAATCGCCAATCCGGTTGTGCTGACGGGCGACATCCACTCCTCCTGGGCCTTCGACATCAAGACCAACTTCGACGATCCCGCCTCGCCAACCGTCGGTGCGGAGTTCGTCTGCACTTCGATCACCTCGGATTTTCCGGCCGAATTCATCGCGCCGGTGCAGGCGGCCGTCCCGGCCAATCCCCACACCAAATACTTCGACGGGGCCTTCCGCGGGTACGCCCGCTGCACCCTCAGCCAGGATCGCTGGCAGACCGATTTTCGAGGGGTTGCCTCGATCGAAGATCCGGCCGCCTCGATTAGCACCCTGGCGTCGTTCGTGCTGGAAAACGGCAAGCCCGGTATTCAACCGGCTTAG
- a CDS encoding class I SAM-dependent methyltransferase translates to MLTSVLPEPKLDDYSDEGSLAMAVATGFADLDDYYAGSLGRRYLRRVWEAVEPLLRPLGGVEVLDVGCGAGHYSELLAKAGAGVSGIDPDAGLVELARRRVPGGEFQVAGVNALPFADGRFERLLCSNVLEFVRDQGGAMRELRRVCRGEAVVCVLNRASLWGVQQQLFGPFTSHPYYQGRFFTPERLEQVAKLGGWRVVSLREAVRFPPLPVEPLLGWLDGWGPGACWIARLR, encoded by the coding sequence ATGCTTACATCGGTGCTGCCGGAGCCTAAACTGGACGACTATAGCGACGAAGGCTCCCTTGCGATGGCGGTGGCCACCGGCTTTGCCGATCTGGACGATTACTACGCAGGCTCCCTGGGCAGGCGTTATCTGCGGCGGGTCTGGGAGGCGGTGGAGCCGTTGCTCAGGCCGCTGGGCGGGGTCGAAGTGCTCGATGTCGGCTGCGGAGCCGGCCACTACAGCGAACTGTTGGCCAAAGCTGGGGCGGGCGTGAGCGGCATCGACCCGGACGCGGGGCTGGTGGAACTGGCCCGGCGGCGGGTACCGGGGGGCGAATTTCAGGTGGCTGGGGTGAACGCTTTGCCTTTCGCGGACGGTCGCTTCGAGCGGTTGCTCTGTTCCAACGTGCTCGAATTCGTGCGCGATCAAGGCGGGGCGATGCGCGAGCTGCGCCGGGTGTGCCGGGGGGAGGCGGTGGTGTGCGTGCTCAACCGCGCGAGCCTCTGGGGGGTGCAGCAGCAGTTGTTCGGGCCTTTCACCTCCCACCCGTACTACCAGGGGCGCTTCTTCACGCCCGAGCGCCTGGAGCAGGTGGCAAAACTGGGCGGCTGGCGGGTGGTCTCGCTGCGCGAAGCCGTCCGCTTTCCGCCCCTGCCCGTCGAGCCGCTGCTTGGCTGGTTGGACGGCTGGGGGCCGGGAGCCTGCTGGATTGCCCGACTGCGTTGA
- a CDS encoding DUF2267 domain-containing protein: MDHDQFVKKVRIEAGFESQAQALSAIQVVLEIMREHMAGREPHHLAAQLPQGIAEFLSPLENADARGERFGLDEFYERIAQKAGIDVAEAERRAGVVVDVLTKAVSKGEMRDVRGHFPKEYEQLFGASVR, translated from the coding sequence ATGGACCACGACCAGTTTGTCAAAAAAGTGCGCATCGAGGCCGGTTTCGAGTCGCAGGCGCAAGCGCTGAGCGCGATTCAGGTTGTGCTTGAAATTATGCGCGAGCACATGGCCGGGCGCGAGCCCCATCATCTGGCCGCCCAACTGCCGCAAGGGATCGCCGAATTTCTCAGTCCCCTCGAAAACGCCGACGCCCGTGGCGAACGTTTTGGGCTCGACGAATTTTACGAGCGCATCGCCCAAAAAGCGGGGATTGACGTCGCTGAGGCCGAGCGGCGCGCCGGGGTGGTGGTCGACGTGCTCACCAAAGCGGTAAGCAAAGGCGAGATGCGCGATGTGCGCGGCCACTTCCCGAAGGAGTACGAGCAGCTGTTTGGTGCCTCTGTGCGCTAG